From one Rosa rugosa chromosome 4, drRosRugo1.1, whole genome shotgun sequence genomic stretch:
- the LOC133706525 gene encoding NAC domain-containing protein 35 — protein sequence MAIAATSRMSHEEDESNKQGNHHDEVDDEHEHDMVMPGFRFHPTEEELIEFYLRRKVEGKRFNVELITFLDLYRYDPWELPAMAAIGEKEWFFYVPRDRKYRNGDRPNRVTTSGYWKATGADRMIRSENFRSIGLKKTLVFYSGKAPKGIRTSWIMNEYRLPHHETERYQKGEISLCRVYKRPGVEDHPSLPRSLPSSRAAVNANNASTSRSVLAQSSSSSTLDKKQHSINSSLMEKLQANFNFNGGSPSLGQSVEQLHHHQDQVAADPKINETEGSSGNSDVTSTLGVGLRSSAPNIPPIHLPSSSLGLQPHHHHHGGVLHLDDQAEQEGMSTFLQQHHHHSKPQSMLFAGSSVSSTSNPIDDLQRLLNYQQQQAVSNIANQQQALHVQQYYDAHNHNHHHHHQVPSNVVNHFSSPFPLVSPPSSQSQLSPNGLPITAFSDRLWDWNPISEPNRAPDQYNTNPFK from the exons ATGGCAATTGCAGCAACGAGCAGGATGAGCCACGAAGAAGACGAGTCGAACAAGCAGGGCAATCATCATGATGAGGTTGATGATGAGCATGAGCATGACATGGTGATGCCGGGCTTTCGCTTCCACCCAACTGAAGAAGAACTGATAGAGTTTTACCTTCGCCGTAAGGTGGAGGGCAAGCGCTTCAATGTCGAACTGATTACTTTTCTCGACCTTTATCGCTATGACCCTTGGGAACTTCcag CTATGGCCGCGATTGGAGAGAAGGAGTGGTTCTTTTATGTCCCGAGAGACAGAAAGTACCGGAACGGCGACAGGCCCAACCGTGTGACCACATCTGGATACTGGAAGGCAACTGGAGCCGATCGGATGATTCGAAGCGAGAACTTCCGGTCAATCGGATTGAAGAAAACCCTAGTTTTCTACTCTGGGAAAGCCCCCAAAGGCATTCGAACTAGCTGGATCATGAACGAGTATCGCTTGCCCCATCATGAAACTGAACGATATCAAAAG GGAGAAATATCCCTTTGCCGAGTTTACAAGAGACCCGGAGTGGAAGACCACCCGTCGCTGCCTCGTTCTCTGCCGTCATCCAGAGCCGCCGTTAATGCTAATAATGCATCCACATCAAGATCAGTACTGGCTCAGTCTTCCTCCTCGTCCACCTTAGATAAAAAGCAGCACAGCATTAACAGTAGTTTGATGGAAAAACTCCAAGCTAATTTTAACTTCAATGGAGGGTCGCCGTCACTTGGCCAATCTGTAGAAcaacttcatcatcatcaagatCAGGTGGCTGCGGATCCAAAGATTAACGAAACGGAAGGAAGTAGTGGGAATTCGGATGTGACAAGCACGCTCGGCGTTGGCCTCCGTAGTAGTGCTCCTAATATTCCTCCAATTCATCTTCCATCATCGTCACTCGGACTACAAcctcatcaccatcaccatggAGGAGTCCTACACCTCGATGATCAGGCCGAACAAGAGGGGATGTCGACATTCTTGCAGCAGCACCACCACCACTCAAAGCCACAATCAATGCTGTTCGCCGGATCTTCTGTTTCGTCCACGTCTAACCCGATTGATGATCTTCAAAGACTCTTGAATTACCAACAACAGCAAGCAGTTTCCAACATTGCCAATCAACAACAAGCTTTACATGTACAACAATACTATGATGCGCATAATCataatcaccaccaccaccaccaagtaCCTAGCAACGTGGTTAACCATTTCTCCAGTCCTTTCCCATTGGTATCTCCTCCATCGTCGCAGTCTCAGCTCTCCCCCAACGGACTTCCAATAACTGCTTTCTCCGACCGCCTTTGGGACTGGAATCCGATCTCAGAACCAAACAGGGCGCCCGATCAGTACAACACCAATCCATTCAAGTAA